A single window of Actinoallomurus bryophytorum DNA harbors:
- the carB gene encoding carbamoyl-phosphate synthase large subunit, which yields MPRRTDLKSVLVIGSGPIVIGQAAEFDYSGTQACRVLKAEGLRVSLVNSNPATIMTDPEIADATYVEPITPATVEQVIAKERPDALLPTLGGQTALNTAIALHESGALEKYGVELIGANVDAIQAGENRERFKQIVADIGAESARSVICHDMDECFGAADTLGYPMVVRPSFTMGGAGSGMAYDADDLRRIAGAGLAASPTTEVLLEESILGWKEYELELMRDKHDNVVVVCSIENVDPMGVHTGDSITVAPAMTLTDREYQHMRDVAIDVIRAVGVDTGGCNIQFAIDPRTGRMTVIEMNPRVSRSSALASKATGFPIAKIAARLAVGYTLDEIRNDITRETPASFEPSLDYVVVKAPRFAFEKFPGADETLTTHMKSVGEAMAIGRSFTEALQKALRSLERPGASFSWAPGPELLTAAERDLLRDELLERSARPHDGRLRAVQQAMRAGATVEEAHEATAIDPWFLAQIAALDEIAATLTGEQLDPAALREAKRHGFSDAQIAEIRGVSGELIRGLRHALGIRPVYLTVDTCAAEFAAETPYLYSTYDEETEVPPGVKPKVIILGSGPNRIGQGIEFDYSCVHASFTLAEAGYETVMVNCNPETVSTDYDTSDRLYFEPLTLEDVLEVVHAEQETGEVAGVIVQLGGQTPLGLAQHLKDAGVPVVGTSPESIHLAEERGAFGRVLERAGLPAPKHGTAITFEEAAAIAGEIGYPVLVRPSYVLGGRGMEIVYDEGTLRDYIDRASGGGGTWSPEHPVLVDRFLDDAIEIDVDALYDGTELYLGGVMEHIEEAGIHSGDSACALPPITLGHEDISRIRSSTEALAREIGVRGLINVQYALAAGVLYVLEANPRASRTVPFVSKATAVPLAKAAARVMMGTPIARLREDGLLPATGDGGDLPLDAPIAVKEAVLPFDRFRTPEGRGVDTILGPEMRSTGEVMGIDADFGTAYAKSQAAAYGSLPTKGRAFVSVANRDKRAMIFPVKRLADLGFEILATEGTAEVLRRNGVRAKIVRKHSAGSGPDDEPTIVGRILDGEVDLIVNTPFGSPGQSGPRLDGYEIRTAAVLRGVPCLTTVQALSAAVQGIEAITAGNVGVRSLQEHAEHIRGSS from the coding sequence ATGCCGCGGCGTACCGACCTGAAGTCGGTCCTCGTCATCGGATCCGGCCCGATCGTGATCGGCCAGGCCGCCGAGTTCGACTACTCCGGCACCCAGGCGTGCCGCGTCCTCAAGGCCGAGGGACTGCGCGTCTCCCTGGTCAACAGCAACCCCGCGACGATCATGACCGACCCGGAGATCGCCGACGCCACGTACGTCGAGCCGATCACACCGGCGACGGTGGAGCAGGTCATCGCCAAGGAGCGCCCCGACGCCCTGCTGCCCACACTGGGCGGCCAGACCGCGCTCAACACCGCGATCGCGCTGCACGAGTCCGGCGCGCTGGAGAAATACGGCGTCGAGCTCATCGGCGCGAACGTCGACGCGATCCAGGCGGGGGAGAACCGCGAGCGGTTCAAGCAGATCGTCGCCGACATCGGCGCCGAGTCCGCGCGCAGCGTGATCTGCCACGACATGGACGAGTGCTTCGGCGCGGCCGACACCCTCGGCTACCCGATGGTGGTCCGCCCCTCGTTCACGATGGGCGGCGCCGGGTCCGGCATGGCCTACGATGCCGACGACCTGCGCCGTATCGCCGGCGCGGGCCTGGCCGCCAGCCCGACCACCGAGGTGCTCCTGGAGGAGTCCATCCTCGGCTGGAAGGAGTACGAACTCGAGCTGATGCGCGACAAGCACGACAACGTCGTGGTCGTCTGCTCCATCGAGAACGTCGACCCGATGGGCGTGCACACCGGCGACTCGATCACCGTCGCGCCCGCCATGACGCTCACCGACCGCGAATACCAGCACATGCGCGACGTCGCCATCGACGTGATCCGCGCGGTCGGCGTCGACACCGGCGGCTGCAACATCCAGTTCGCGATCGACCCGCGTACGGGCCGCATGACCGTCATCGAGATGAACCCGCGCGTCTCACGGTCCAGCGCGCTCGCCTCCAAGGCCACCGGCTTCCCGATCGCCAAGATCGCCGCCCGGCTCGCCGTCGGCTACACCCTGGATGAGATCCGCAACGACATCACGCGGGAGACCCCGGCCAGCTTCGAGCCGAGCCTGGACTACGTCGTGGTGAAGGCACCGCGGTTCGCGTTCGAGAAGTTCCCCGGCGCCGACGAGACGCTCACGACGCACATGAAGTCCGTCGGCGAGGCCATGGCCATCGGCCGGTCCTTCACCGAGGCCCTGCAGAAGGCGCTGAGGTCGCTGGAGCGCCCTGGGGCGTCCTTCTCGTGGGCTCCGGGACCGGAGCTGCTCACGGCGGCCGAGCGCGACCTGCTCAGGGACGAGCTGCTCGAACGCTCCGCGCGTCCTCACGACGGGCGGCTGCGCGCAGTCCAGCAGGCGATGCGCGCCGGCGCGACGGTCGAGGAGGCGCACGAGGCGACCGCGATCGACCCGTGGTTCCTCGCCCAGATCGCCGCGCTCGACGAGATCGCCGCGACCCTCACCGGCGAGCAGCTCGACCCCGCGGCGCTCCGCGAGGCCAAGCGGCACGGGTTCTCCGACGCCCAGATCGCCGAGATCCGCGGCGTCTCGGGCGAGCTGATCCGCGGGCTGCGGCACGCGCTCGGCATCCGGCCCGTCTACCTGACCGTCGACACGTGCGCCGCGGAGTTCGCCGCCGAGACGCCGTACCTGTACTCCACCTACGACGAGGAGACCGAGGTCCCGCCCGGCGTCAAGCCGAAGGTGATCATCCTCGGCAGCGGTCCCAACCGGATCGGCCAGGGCATCGAGTTCGACTACAGCTGCGTGCACGCGTCGTTCACCCTCGCCGAGGCGGGCTACGAGACCGTCATGGTCAACTGCAACCCCGAGACGGTCTCGACCGACTACGACACCTCCGACCGGCTCTACTTCGAGCCGCTCACGCTGGAGGACGTCCTGGAGGTCGTGCACGCCGAGCAGGAGACCGGCGAGGTCGCCGGGGTGATCGTGCAGCTCGGCGGGCAGACGCCGCTCGGCCTCGCGCAGCATCTCAAGGACGCCGGGGTGCCGGTCGTCGGCACCTCGCCCGAGAGCATCCACCTCGCCGAGGAGCGCGGCGCGTTCGGCCGCGTCCTCGAACGCGCCGGCCTGCCCGCGCCAAAGCACGGCACCGCCATCACGTTCGAGGAGGCCGCCGCGATCGCCGGTGAGATCGGCTACCCGGTGCTCGTACGTCCCTCGTACGTCCTCGGCGGTCGCGGCATGGAGATCGTCTACGACGAGGGCACGCTGCGGGACTACATCGACCGGGCGTCGGGCGGCGGCGGGACCTGGAGCCCGGAGCACCCGGTGCTGGTCGACCGGTTCCTCGACGACGCGATCGAGATCGACGTCGACGCGCTCTACGACGGCACCGAGCTGTACCTGGGCGGCGTGATGGAGCACATCGAGGAGGCCGGCATCCACTCGGGCGACTCGGCCTGCGCGCTGCCGCCGATCACGCTCGGGCACGAGGACATCTCCCGCATCCGGTCCTCCACCGAGGCGCTGGCCAGGGAGATCGGCGTCCGCGGCCTGATCAACGTGCAGTACGCGCTCGCGGCGGGGGTGCTCTACGTCCTGGAGGCCAACCCGCGCGCCTCCCGTACGGTGCCGTTCGTGTCCAAGGCCACGGCGGTGCCGCTGGCCAAGGCCGCGGCGCGCGTGATGATGGGCACGCCGATCGCCCGGCTGCGCGAGGACGGCCTGCTGCCCGCGACCGGCGACGGGGGAGACCTGCCCCTCGACGCGCCCATCGCGGTCAAGGAGGCCGTGCTGCCCTTCGACCGGTTCCGCACCCCCGAGGGGCGCGGCGTCGATACGATCCTCGGCCCGGAGATGCGTTCGACGGGAGAGGTCATGGGCATCGACGCCGACTTCGGCACGGCGTACGCGAAGTCACAGGCGGCGGCGTACGGCTCGCTGCCGACCAAGGGCCGGGCGTTCGTATCAGTGGCGAACCGGGACAAACGCGCGATGATCTTCCCGGTCAAGCGCCTGGCTGACCTAGGTTTTGAGATTCTCGCAACCGAGGGGACCGCCGAAGTCCTGCGACGCAACGGCGTACGTGCCAAGATCGTTCGCAAGCACAGCGCCGGGTCCGGACCGGATGACGAGCCGACGATCGTCGGTCGCATTCTCGACGGCGAGGTCGACCTCATCGTCAACACTCCGTTCGGCAGCCCGGGGCAGTCCGGGCCGCGGCTCGACGGATACGAGATCCGCACGGCCGCGGTGCTTCGCGGCGTTCCGTGCCTCACCACGGTGCAGGCACTGAGCGCGGCCGTCCAGGGCATTGAGGCGATCACGGCCGGCAACGTCGGCGTCCGGTCGCTGCAGGAGCATGCCGAGCACATCAGGGGGAGTAGTTGA
- the carA gene encoding glutamine-hydrolyzing carbamoyl-phosphate synthase small subunit, producing the protein MTAKQALLVLEDGRTFHGTAYGAEGEAFGEMVFNTGMTGYQETLTDPSYHRQIVAMTAPHIGNTGVNDEDAESGRVQVAGYVLREPSRVTSSWRAERSLEDELRAYGVIGIAVQGTRALTRHLRDRGAMRAGVSTAETEPAALLERVLASPDMIGADLARVVSTAEPYVVRPDGQVRHRVAAVDLGIKTMTPRRMAERGCEVHVLPATVTTEEILALEPDGVFYSNGPGDPAACDYAVTSMKGVLEAGTPVFGICLGNQMLGRALGLGTYKLRFGHRGVNQPVQDRATGRVHITSHNHGFAVEAPLDGPFETPYGRAEVSHVDLNDGVVEGLRLLDRPAFSVQYHPEAAPGPHDATGLFESFCELMTR; encoded by the coding sequence GTGACCGCCAAGCAGGCACTGCTCGTCCTGGAGGACGGGCGCACCTTCCACGGCACCGCGTACGGCGCCGAGGGCGAGGCGTTCGGGGAGATGGTCTTCAACACCGGCATGACCGGCTACCAGGAGACCCTGACCGACCCCTCGTACCACCGGCAGATCGTCGCGATGACCGCCCCGCACATCGGCAACACCGGCGTCAACGACGAGGACGCCGAGTCCGGGCGCGTCCAGGTCGCCGGATACGTCCTGCGCGAGCCCTCGCGCGTCACGTCGAGCTGGCGGGCCGAACGCTCCCTGGAGGACGAGCTGCGCGCGTACGGCGTCATCGGCATCGCCGTACAGGGCACCCGCGCGCTCACCCGGCACCTGCGCGACCGCGGCGCGATGCGGGCCGGCGTCAGCACCGCGGAGACCGAGCCCGCCGCCCTCCTGGAGCGCGTGCTGGCCAGCCCGGACATGATCGGCGCCGACCTGGCCCGCGTGGTCTCGACCGCCGAGCCGTACGTCGTACGCCCCGATGGGCAGGTCCGGCACCGCGTCGCGGCCGTGGACCTCGGCATCAAGACGATGACGCCGCGCCGCATGGCCGAACGCGGCTGTGAGGTGCACGTCCTGCCCGCGACGGTCACCACCGAGGAGATCCTCGCGCTGGAGCCGGACGGCGTCTTCTACAGCAACGGGCCGGGCGACCCGGCCGCCTGCGACTACGCGGTCACCTCGATGAAGGGCGTGCTGGAGGCGGGCACGCCCGTCTTCGGCATCTGCCTCGGCAACCAGATGCTCGGCCGCGCGCTCGGCCTGGGCACCTACAAGCTGCGGTTCGGCCACCGCGGCGTCAACCAGCCCGTGCAGGACCGCGCCACCGGCCGGGTGCACATCACCAGCCACAACCACGGCTTCGCCGTGGAGGCGCCCCTCGACGGGCCGTTCGAGACCCCCTACGGCCGCGCCGAGGTCAGCCACGTCGACCTCAACGACGGTGTGGTCGAGGGGCTCCGCCTGCTCGACCGTCCCGCGTTCAGCGTCCAGTACCACCCCGAGGCCGCGCCCGGCCCGCACGACGCCACCGGCCTCTTCGAGTCCTTCTGCGAGCTGATGACCAGATGA
- a CDS encoding dihydroorotase — MTYLIKGARILGGDPRDILIDGGVIAAIGTGLDAKGAETIEADGLIALPGLVDLHTHLREPGREDAETVETGTRAAAAGGFTAVHAMANTEPVADTAGVVEQVWRLGREAGHCDVHPVGAVTRGLEGHKLAELGAMADSAAHVRVFSDDGHCVDDAVLMRRALEYVKAFDGVVAQHAQEPRLTEHAQMNEGEVSGRLGLAGWPAVAEEAIIARDCLLAAHVGSRLHVCHVSTVGSVEILRWAKSKGWQITAEVTPHHLFLTDELAETYDPIYKVNPPLRTKADVEVLREALADGTIDCVATDHAPHPVEAKETEWAPAAMGMIGLETALSVAQAAMVDTGLLDWAGLADRMSVRPARIGRLAGQGHLPEEGAPANLTLYDPGARTVIDPAASVSRSRNTPFAGIELPGRVQATFLRGRPTVLEGKPV, encoded by the coding sequence ATGACGTACCTGATCAAGGGCGCCCGCATCCTCGGCGGGGACCCGCGCGACATCCTGATCGACGGCGGTGTCATCGCCGCGATCGGCACGGGCCTGGACGCGAAGGGCGCGGAGACGATCGAGGCCGACGGGCTCATCGCGCTGCCCGGCCTGGTCGACCTGCACACGCACCTGCGCGAGCCGGGCCGTGAGGACGCCGAGACCGTCGAGACCGGTACGCGGGCGGCCGCCGCCGGCGGGTTCACCGCCGTGCACGCCATGGCCAACACCGAACCCGTCGCCGACACGGCCGGCGTCGTCGAGCAGGTCTGGCGCCTCGGCCGCGAGGCCGGCCACTGCGACGTGCACCCGGTCGGCGCCGTCACCCGCGGCCTCGAAGGCCACAAGCTCGCCGAGCTCGGCGCCATGGCCGACTCCGCCGCACACGTGCGCGTCTTCTCCGACGACGGCCACTGCGTCGACGACGCGGTGCTCATGCGCCGCGCGCTGGAGTACGTCAAGGCCTTCGACGGCGTCGTCGCCCAGCACGCGCAGGAGCCGCGCCTGACCGAGCACGCGCAGATGAACGAGGGCGAGGTTTCCGGCCGTCTCGGCCTGGCGGGCTGGCCCGCGGTCGCCGAGGAGGCGATCATCGCCCGCGACTGCCTGCTCGCCGCGCACGTCGGCTCCCGCCTGCACGTCTGCCACGTCTCCACGGTCGGGTCGGTCGAGATCCTCCGGTGGGCCAAGAGCAAGGGCTGGCAGATCACCGCCGAGGTCACCCCGCACCACCTGTTCCTCACCGACGAGCTCGCCGAGACCTACGACCCGATCTACAAGGTCAACCCGCCGCTCCGTACGAAGGCCGACGTCGAGGTGCTCCGCGAGGCCCTCGCCGACGGCACCATCGACTGCGTCGCGACCGACCACGCGCCCCACCCGGTCGAGGCGAAGGAGACCGAGTGGGCGCCCGCGGCGATGGGCATGATCGGGCTGGAGACGGCCCTGTCCGTCGCCCAGGCCGCCATGGTCGACACCGGGCTGCTCGACTGGGCGGGCCTGGCCGACCGCATGTCCGTACGGCCCGCGCGCATCGGCCGGCTCGCCGGCCAGGGACACCTCCCCGAAGAGGGCGCGCCGGCCAACCTGACCCTGTACGACCCTGGCGCGCGTACGGTCATCGACCCGGCCGCCTCCGTGTCCAGGAGCCGCAACACGCCGTTCGCCGGGATCGAGCTGCCGGGACGCGTACAGGCGACGTTCCTGCGCGGGCGTCCGACCGTCCTGGAGGGCAAGCCGGTATGA
- a CDS encoding aspartate carbamoyltransferase catalytic subunit, translated as MKHHLISAADLTKDDALLILDTAEELASIADRPIKKLPTLRGRTVVNLFFEDSTRTRISFEAAAKRLSADVINFSAKGSSVSKGESLKDTAMTLEAMGADGVVIRHGASGAPHRLANWVRGSVVNAGDGTHEHPTQALLDAYTMRRRLGDLDGRRVTIVGDILHSRVARSNVLLLNTLGAEVTLVAPPTLFPVAVGTWPCEVAYDFDSVLPKSDVVMMLRVQQERMNAAFFPTVREYSRRYGLDGRRMATMPQHALVMHPGPMNRGVEIAADVADSARSTIVEQVANGVTVRMAVLYLLLGGSESAIANSRTEGE; from the coding sequence GTGAAACATCATCTGATCTCCGCGGCCGACCTGACCAAGGACGACGCCCTGCTGATCCTCGACACCGCCGAGGAGCTCGCGAGCATCGCCGATCGGCCGATCAAGAAGCTGCCCACGCTGCGCGGCCGTACGGTCGTCAACCTCTTCTTCGAGGACTCGACGCGGACGCGCATCTCGTTCGAGGCGGCGGCCAAGCGGCTGTCCGCGGACGTGATCAACTTTTCCGCCAAGGGGTCCAGCGTGTCCAAGGGCGAGAGCCTGAAGGATACCGCGATGACGCTGGAGGCCATGGGCGCCGACGGCGTCGTGATCAGGCACGGTGCCTCCGGCGCGCCGCATCGGCTCGCCAACTGGGTGCGCGGCAGTGTCGTCAACGCCGGCGACGGCACCCACGAGCACCCCACCCAGGCGCTGCTCGACGCGTACACGATGCGACGGCGGCTCGGTGACCTCGACGGCAGGCGGGTCACGATCGTCGGCGACATCCTGCACAGCCGCGTGGCGCGTTCGAACGTCCTGCTGCTGAACACCCTGGGCGCCGAGGTCACGCTGGTGGCGCCGCCGACGCTGTTCCCGGTCGCGGTGGGCACCTGGCCGTGCGAGGTCGCCTACGACTTCGACTCGGTGCTGCCCAAGAGCGACGTCGTCATGATGCTGCGGGTCCAGCAGGAGCGGATGAACGCCGCCTTCTTCCCGACGGTGCGGGAGTACAGCCGCCGGTACGGCCTGGACGGCCGGCGCATGGCCACGATGCCGCAGCACGCGCTCGTCATGCACCCGGGCCCGATGAACCGCGGCGTCGAGATCGCCGCAGACGTGGCCGACTCGGCGCGCTCGACCATCGTCGAGCAGGTCGCCAACGGCGTCACCGTACGGATGGCCGTGCTGTACCTGCTGCTCGGCGGCTCCGAATCGGCGATCGCCAACTCACGGACGGAAGGCGAATGA
- the pyrR gene encoding bifunctional pyr operon transcriptional regulator/uracil phosphoribosyltransferase PyrR: MSHKSVLEAPDIRRALTRIAHEILERTKGGRDIVLLGIPTRGVTLAQRLARRIEEVEGHAVPQGSLDVTMYRDDLRMRPARALGRTELPPEGVDDRVVVLIDDVLYSGRTVRAALDALNDLGRPRAVQLATLVDRGHRELPIRADYVGKNLPTSARETVRVLVEEVDGRDAVLLEAGK; the protein is encoded by the coding sequence GTGAGTCACAAATCCGTTCTCGAGGCGCCGGACATACGCCGCGCGCTGACCCGGATCGCCCACGAGATCCTCGAACGCACCAAGGGCGGCCGGGACATCGTCCTCCTCGGAATCCCGACACGAGGGGTCACTCTCGCCCAGCGCCTGGCCCGCCGCATCGAAGAGGTCGAGGGGCACGCCGTCCCGCAGGGCTCTCTCGACGTCACGATGTACCGCGACGACCTGCGGATGCGGCCCGCACGTGCGCTCGGCCGTACCGAGCTGCCGCCCGAAGGCGTCGACGACCGTGTCGTGGTGCTGATCGACGATGTCCTGTACTCCGGCCGCACCGTACGCGCGGCCCTCGACGCCCTGAACGACCTCGGCCGCCCGCGAGCGGTCCAGCTCGCCACGCTGGTCGACCGTGGCCATCGCGAGCTCCCCATCCGCGCCGACTACGTCGGAAAGAACCTCCCGACGAGCGCGAGGGAGACCGTGCGGGTGCTGGTCGAGGAGGTGGACGGCCGCGACGCCGTCCTGCTGGAGGCCGGCAAGTGA
- a CDS encoding transcriptional regulator — protein MPSEYAKALGARLRAIRTQQGLSLHGVEEKSRGRWKAVVVGSYERGDRAVTVQKLSELAEFYGVPVSELLPGGAAPSPLGPTPKLVIDLERLQQLPKDKAGPLARYAATIQSQRGDYNGKVLSIRQEDLRSLAVIYDKSPTELTEELIGWGVLDPEARRAVEAF, from the coding sequence ATGCCGTCTGAATATGCAAAGGCTCTCGGCGCGAGACTTCGCGCCATCCGTACCCAGCAGGGCCTGTCCCTGCACGGTGTGGAAGAGAAATCACGTGGCCGCTGGAAGGCCGTCGTCGTGGGTTCGTACGAGCGGGGCGACCGCGCCGTCACCGTTCAGAAGCTGTCCGAGCTCGCCGAGTTCTACGGCGTGCCGGTGTCTGAGTTGCTACCCGGCGGAGCCGCGCCGAGTCCGCTCGGCCCGACGCCGAAGCTCGTCATCGACCTCGAGCGACTCCAGCAGCTTCCGAAGGACAAGGCCGGTCCACTCGCCCGCTACGCCGCGACGATCCAGAGCCAGCGGGGCGACTACAACGGGAAGGTCCTGTCCATCCGGCAGGAGGATCTCCGATCCCTGGCGGTGATCTACGACAAGTCACCGACAGAACTCACCGAAGAACTCATCGGCTGGGGTGTCCTCGATCCTGAGGCACGCCGCGCCGTGGAGGCTTTCTGA
- a CDS encoding zinc-binding dehydrogenase produces the protein MLDPGERERRGVTVRGIEHLQLAPDDMRRMLPRALSEAPAGRMRPVIGQTFPLERAADAHRAIEARAVVGRTLLVTGENERDSRRRELVCDKAGIARQPVGPRLPQSPQHPPTGEIPPATKPASAAAGPRLA, from the coding sequence GTGCTGGATCCCGGCGAGCGGGAGAGACGCGGGGTGACGGTGCGCGGGATCGAGCACCTCCAGCTCGCCCCCGACGACATGAGACGGATGCTGCCGCGGGCGCTGTCCGAGGCCCCGGCGGGACGGATGCGGCCGGTGATCGGGCAGACGTTCCCGCTGGAACGCGCGGCCGACGCACACAGGGCGATCGAGGCCCGCGCGGTCGTCGGAAGGACCCTCCTGGTGACCGGAGAAAACGAACGCGACAGCCGACGGCGGGAACTGGTCTGCGATAAAGCCGGCATCGCCCGCCAGCCGGTGGGGCCCCGCCTGCCACAAAGCCCCCAACACCCGCCCACCGGCGAGATCCCACCTGCCACAAAGCCCGCATCGGCCGCCGCCGGCCCACGGCTGGCTTGA
- a CDS encoding SAV_6107 family HEPN domain-containing protein, translated as MSARSTAVPLRPVPRRRPAPPAITLLQTARHGLAEAAESAAPASRYVAAHLAALRAAAAVLAARGDPATSRRGRPRSVWVLLPEVEPALREWAAFFAAGAGKRAAAEAGLPRAVTTHEANDLLHDAEVFVALVETTLGIDSQPMLPVAG; from the coding sequence ATGTCCGCAAGGTCCACGGCCGTCCCTCTGCGCCCCGTTCCACGGCGCAGGCCGGCACCGCCGGCGATCACACTGTTGCAGACGGCCCGGCACGGCCTGGCCGAGGCGGCCGAGTCCGCCGCGCCGGCGTCGCGCTATGTCGCGGCTCACCTGGCCGCACTACGCGCCGCGGCCGCGGTACTCGCGGCACGTGGCGACCCGGCAACGAGCCGCCGAGGCAGACCCCGCAGCGTGTGGGTCCTCCTCCCGGAGGTCGAGCCCGCCCTGCGCGAATGGGCGGCGTTCTTCGCCGCGGGCGCGGGCAAACGCGCGGCCGCCGAAGCCGGCCTCCCACGCGCCGTGACCACCCACGAGGCCAACGACCTGCTCCACGACGCGGAGGTCTTCGTCGCGCTGGTGGAGACCACTCTGGGCATCGACAGCCAGCCGATGCTCCCCGTCGCCGGCTGA
- a CDS encoding YbaK/EbsC family protein, which produces MHPNTANVAARLRELGADGEVRELTEAVPTAVAAAALLGCEVGAIANSLIFAADGEPLLVLTSGAHRVDTSKVAEQLGVAKVKRADPDFVRSATGQPIGGVAPVGHPAPIRTLVDKWLAGHEVVWAAGGHPHTVFPTSYEELVRITGGTPADVE; this is translated from the coding sequence ATGCATCCCAACACCGCGAACGTCGCCGCGCGCCTGCGTGAGCTGGGTGCGGATGGCGAGGTACGCGAGCTGACCGAGGCCGTACCCACCGCGGTCGCCGCCGCCGCCCTCCTCGGCTGCGAGGTCGGGGCGATCGCGAACAGCCTGATCTTCGCCGCCGACGGCGAGCCCCTGCTCGTACTCACCAGCGGCGCGCACCGCGTCGACACCTCCAAGGTCGCCGAGCAGCTCGGCGTGGCGAAGGTCAAGCGCGCCGACCCCGACTTCGTACGCTCCGCCACCGGCCAGCCGATCGGCGGTGTCGCACCCGTGGGGCATCCGGCACCGATCCGTACGCTCGTGGACAAGTGGCTCGCCGGGCACGAGGTCGTCTGGGCGGCCGGGGGCCACCCGCACACGGTGTTCCCGACGTCGTACGAGGAGCTCGTCCGCATCACCGGCGGTACGCCCGCCGATGTCGAGTGA
- a CDS encoding epoxide hydrolase family protein: MSLIEPFRIAIPDEVLDDLATRLERTRIPSPPILDGGESVKVITDIEDLVAYWRDGYDWRAQERRLNAVAPHYRTTIDDIGIHFIHVRGKGPNPLPLLLANGWPSSFVEYLGVLGHLTDPAAYGGDPDDAFDVVIPAMPGYGFSEQCANRHLDRVMIAGLFDRLMVDRLGYDRYVAHGDDIGGGVVNRLGMRHPGTVRAIQTANWLKPHGAVTDEDYLAAERRWESERGAYAHVQATRPQILTYGLLDSPIGLAAWILEKFLTWSDPATRDNLTADDLLTNVMIYWANRAIGNTVRLYAVDSGPLGADDVVSVPASVLVTREPELPVPPESWLRQAYPRLTRIATVEEGGHFLAQESPLVFTDAVRTAFRPYRD; this comes from the coding sequence ATGTCCCTCATCGAGCCCTTCCGCATCGCGATCCCCGACGAGGTCCTCGACGACCTCGCCACCCGCCTGGAGCGGACCCGGATACCGTCACCGCCGATCCTCGACGGTGGCGAGAGCGTCAAGGTGATCACCGACATCGAGGACCTCGTCGCCTACTGGCGCGACGGGTACGACTGGCGGGCGCAGGAGCGCCGGCTCAACGCGGTGGCTCCGCACTACCGGACGACCATCGACGACATCGGTATCCACTTCATCCACGTTCGCGGCAAGGGCCCGAATCCGCTGCCCCTCCTCCTGGCGAACGGCTGGCCCAGCTCGTTCGTGGAGTACCTCGGCGTGCTCGGTCACCTGACCGACCCGGCGGCGTACGGCGGGGATCCGGACGACGCCTTCGACGTCGTCATCCCGGCCATGCCCGGGTACGGGTTCTCCGAGCAGTGCGCGAATCGGCACCTCGACCGAGTCATGATCGCCGGACTCTTCGACCGGCTGATGGTCGACCGGCTCGGCTACGACCGATACGTCGCGCACGGCGATGACATCGGCGGCGGCGTGGTCAACCGCCTCGGCATGCGCCACCCCGGCACCGTACGGGCCATCCAGACCGCGAACTGGCTCAAGCCCCACGGGGCCGTCACCGACGAGGACTACCTGGCCGCCGAGCGCCGATGGGAGAGCGAGCGCGGCGCGTACGCCCACGTGCAGGCGACGCGCCCGCAGATCCTCACGTACGGGCTGCTCGACTCGCCGATCGGGCTAGCAGCGTGGATCCTGGAGAAGTTCCTGACCTGGAGCGATCCGGCCACGCGCGACAATCTCACCGCCGACGACCTGCTCACCAACGTGATGATCTACTGGGCCAACCGCGCGATCGGCAACACCGTGCGTCTGTACGCGGTCGACTCTGGGCCGCTGGGCGCCGATGACGTGGTCTCCGTCCCGGCGTCGGTCCTCGTCACGAGGGAGCCGGAACTTCCGGTGCCCCCCGAGTCCTGGCTACGACAGGCGTACCCCCGGCTGACCCGGATCGCGACCGTGGAAGAAGGCGGGCATTTCCTCGCGCAGGAGTCACCGCTGGTCTTCACCGACGCGGTCCGTACGGCGTTCCGGCCCTACCGCGACTGA